One region of Clostridia bacterium genomic DNA includes:
- the selB gene encoding selenocysteine-specific translation elongation factor translates to MTDRTHIIVGTAGHVDHGKTALIKALTGQDTDRLPDEKRRGISIDIGFAHLDLPGGRRVSFIDVPGHERFVRNMVAGVHGIDACLLVVAADEGVMPQTREHLEILRLLGVDRGVVALTKTDLVDGEWLDLVRDEVRAEIAGSGFAGAPILAVSSRTGEGLEALRAELARLFALAGERPAHGPARLPIDRSFTVAGFGTVVTGTLVSGAIREGDRLEWLPKGATVRVRGLQVHGHPTTEARAGQRVAVNVTGAEWREVHRGDVLAAPGAFRAESVLAARVHLLSTAPAPLADGARVRLHASTQETIARVVWLEDLPEGRLAPGGSALARLHAARPIVATYGERILIRSLSPATTIGGGVVLDAGRRYRKKSRDDLRRLEALERREAGALLLQPLDEGPHAVEDLARQAGLTVGECRRALEAWAAEGRVVLLLDGEVAVGARRWASLLEAATDAAVAERARHPLRRGWPREEAWRALWPGLERRLGNRLLAEAERAGAIELRGDVVRPPAGREPPLPEALERAVERVAAMFASAGLAPPSLEQVQAELGGVAAAEDVVAHLVDQGRLVAVADGLWFASEAVDAAAERVRAHLAGGRAATMSELREVLGTTRKYALPLAEHFDRVRLTRRDGDVRRLASP, encoded by the coding sequence GTGACGGATCGCACGCACATCATCGTCGGCACGGCGGGTCACGTGGACCACGGCAAGACGGCCCTGATCAAGGCGCTGACGGGACAGGACACGGACCGGCTGCCGGATGAGAAACGGCGCGGCATCTCCATCGACATCGGCTTCGCGCACCTCGACCTGCCCGGCGGCCGGCGCGTGTCGTTCATCGACGTGCCGGGCCACGAACGGTTCGTGCGCAACATGGTCGCCGGCGTGCACGGCATCGACGCGTGCCTCCTCGTGGTCGCGGCGGACGAGGGCGTCATGCCGCAGACGCGCGAGCACCTCGAGATCCTGCGGCTCCTCGGCGTCGATCGTGGCGTCGTGGCGCTGACGAAGACCGACCTCGTCGACGGGGAGTGGCTGGACCTCGTGCGCGACGAGGTGCGCGCGGAGATCGCGGGAAGCGGCTTCGCCGGGGCGCCCATCCTGGCCGTGTCCAGCCGCACCGGCGAGGGGCTTGAGGCGTTGCGCGCGGAGCTGGCGCGGCTCTTCGCGCTGGCCGGCGAACGGCCGGCGCACGGCCCGGCGCGGCTGCCGATCGACCGCTCCTTCACGGTCGCCGGGTTCGGCACGGTGGTGACGGGGACGCTGGTGTCCGGCGCCATCCGCGAGGGCGATCGCCTCGAGTGGTTGCCGAAAGGCGCGACGGTGCGCGTGCGGGGCCTCCAGGTGCACGGCCACCCCACGACGGAGGCGCGCGCCGGCCAGCGCGTGGCCGTGAACGTGACCGGCGCGGAGTGGCGCGAGGTGCACCGCGGCGACGTCCTCGCGGCGCCCGGCGCCTTCCGGGCGGAGTCGGTCCTCGCCGCGCGCGTGCATCTCCTCTCCACGGCGCCCGCGCCGCTGGCCGACGGCGCCCGCGTCCGGCTGCACGCGAGCACGCAGGAGACGATCGCGCGCGTCGTCTGGCTGGAGGACCTCCCCGAGGGCCGGCTCGCGCCGGGCGGCTCGGCGTTGGCCCGGCTGCATGCGGCGCGGCCGATCGTCGCCACGTACGGCGAACGCATCCTGATTCGCTCGCTGTCCCCGGCGACCACCATCGGCGGCGGCGTCGTGTTGGACGCCGGGCGCCGGTATCGAAAGAAGTCGCGCGACGACCTGCGCCGGCTCGAGGCGCTGGAACGGCGGGAAGCCGGGGCGCTGCTGCTGCAACCCCTGGACGAGGGGCCGCACGCGGTGGAGGACCTCGCGCGCCAGGCAGGCCTGACCGTCGGAGAGTGCCGCCGGGCGCTGGAGGCCTGGGCGGCGGAGGGGCGTGTGGTGCTGCTGCTCGACGGCGAGGTCGCCGTCGGCGCGCGGCGCTGGGCGTCGCTCCTGGAAGCGGCGACGGACGCGGCCGTTGCGGAGCGGGCGCGCCACCCGCTGCGCAGGGGCTGGCCCCGGGAAGAGGCGTGGCGCGCGCTGTGGCCCGGGCTCGAGCGGCGATTGGGCAACCGCCTGCTGGCGGAAGCGGAGCGCGCGGGCGCGATCGAGCTGCGCGGCGACGTCGTGCGGCCGCCGGCCGGCCGCGAGCCGCCGTTGCCCGAGGCGCTTGAGCGGGCGGTGGAGCGCGTGGCCGCGATGTTCGCGTCCGCGGGCCTGGCGCCGCCCTCCCTCGAGCAGGTGCAGGCGGAGCTGGGCGGCGTCGCCGCAGCGGAGGACGTCGTCGCGCACCTCGTCGACCAGGGCCGTCTGGTCGCGGTCGCGGACGGCCTGTGGTTCGCAAGCGAGGCCGTCGACGCCGCCGCGGAGCGCGTCCGCGCGCACCTGGCCGGCGGCCGCGCGGCGACGATGTCGGAGCTGCGCGAGGTGCTCGGCACCACGCGGAAGTACGCCCTGCCGCTCGCCGAGCACTTCGACCGCGTGCGCCTCACGCGCCGCGACGGCGATGTCCGCCGTCTCGCGTCTCCCTGA
- the secD gene encoding protein translocase subunit SecD, which yields MRAKRRQRSLITLVALFVVVTAALLYAVLPQRSGGYGLWGRINKGLDLVGGVHIVFQAHPTEKTKVDDDSMNAAVAILTKRVNGLGLTEPVIQREGRDRIVLDLPGVKNPEEVATSIGRTAVLEFRDPATNKPFLTGKNLIKATPAYDQQQGWVVQLQFDQEGAKAMDAFTKTHIQQPMPIYLDDQLLQAPTVISEIPNGNGVITGYESLDAAKSIAVALNSGALPLKLEIIENRTVSASLGQDSLAASQKAIILGAALVVAFMFVVYRIPGFWADFALAVYAVLLLAVLYGLHATLTLPGITGVVLSLGMAVDANVIIYERIKEELRLGRTLRNAVDAGFKNGFRAVFDSNATTVLAAAVLFWLGTGPVRGFAVTVALGVLISMFTAITFTRWILHLQVDAGAQPSAWFFERRTAEGADAR from the coding sequence ATGAGAGCGAAGCGGCGTCAGCGCAGCCTGATCACGCTTGTGGCGCTGTTCGTCGTCGTGACGGCGGCCCTGCTGTACGCGGTGCTGCCGCAGCGGAGCGGCGGGTACGGGCTCTGGGGGCGCATCAACAAGGGGCTCGACCTCGTCGGCGGCGTGCACATCGTCTTCCAGGCCCACCCGACGGAGAAGACCAAGGTGGACGACGACTCGATGAACGCGGCCGTGGCGATCCTGACGAAGCGCGTCAACGGCCTCGGCCTCACGGAGCCGGTGATCCAGCGCGAGGGCAGGGACCGCATCGTGCTCGACCTGCCGGGCGTCAAGAACCCGGAGGAGGTCGCGACGAGCATCGGCCGCACGGCGGTTTTGGAGTTCCGCGATCCTGCGACGAACAAGCCCTTCCTCACGGGCAAGAACCTCATCAAGGCCACGCCGGCCTATGACCAGCAGCAGGGCTGGGTCGTGCAGCTGCAGTTCGACCAGGAAGGCGCCAAGGCCATGGACGCGTTCACCAAGACGCACATCCAGCAGCCGATGCCGATCTACTTGGACGACCAGCTCCTGCAGGCGCCCACGGTGATCAGCGAGATCCCGAACGGGAACGGCGTGATCACGGGATACGAGTCGCTCGACGCCGCGAAGAGCATCGCGGTGGCGCTGAATTCGGGCGCGCTGCCTCTGAAGCTTGAGATCATCGAAAACCGCACCGTGTCGGCTTCGCTCGGCCAGGACTCGCTCGCGGCCAGCCAGAAGGCGATCATCCTGGGCGCGGCGCTCGTCGTGGCGTTCATGTTCGTCGTCTACCGCATCCCCGGATTCTGGGCCGACTTCGCGCTGGCCGTCTACGCCGTGCTGCTTCTGGCGGTGCTCTACGGCCTGCACGCGACGCTGACGCTGCCGGGCATCACGGGCGTCGTGCTGTCCCTGGGCATGGCCGTCGACGCCAACGTGATCATCTATGAGCGCATCAAGGAGGAGCTGCGCCTCGGCCGCACGCTGCGCAACGCGGTGGACGCCGGGTTCAAGAACGGATTCCGCGCCGTCTTCGACTCGAACGCGACGACCGTGCTGGCGGCCGCCGTCCTGTTCTGGCTCGGCACCGGACCGGTGCGCGGCTTCGCCGTGACGGTCGCGCTCGGCGTGCTCATCTCGATGTTCACGGCGATCACCTTCACGCGGTGGATCCTGCACCTGCAGGTGGACGCCGGCGCACAGCCGAGCGCCTGGTTCTTCGAACGCAGGACGGCCGAGGGGGCGGATGCTCGATGA
- a CDS encoding HD domain-containing protein, producing MAQPEIKELIEQANAHLGAMGFTEHGQRHVRLVSRISYNILKRLGFPEREAELAAIAGYLHDIGNVVSRHDHPESGAAMVFVFLREMGMPAQELGKILGAIGNHEEPYGEVVNNIGAAVILADKSDVHRTRVRNTDPTTFDIHDRVNYAVLKSFLDVRPEDKVVNLELQIDTAISPVMEYFEIFLSRMVMCRRAASFLGCQFELTINNARLL from the coding sequence ATGGCGCAGCCGGAGATCAAGGAGCTCATCGAGCAGGCGAACGCGCACCTCGGGGCGATGGGCTTCACGGAGCACGGCCAGCGCCACGTGCGGCTCGTCAGCCGCATCTCCTACAACATCCTCAAGCGCCTCGGCTTCCCGGAACGCGAGGCGGAGCTGGCCGCCATCGCCGGCTACTTGCATGACATCGGCAACGTCGTCAGCCGCCACGACCACCCCGAGTCCGGCGCGGCGATGGTCTTCGTCTTCCTGCGCGAGATGGGCATGCCGGCGCAGGAGCTGGGCAAGATCCTCGGCGCGATCGGCAACCATGAGGAGCCCTACGGCGAAGTGGTGAACAACATCGGCGCCGCCGTGATCCTCGCCGACAAGTCGGACGTGCACCGGACCCGCGTGCGCAACACGGATCCGACCACCTTCGACATTCACGACCGCGTGAACTACGCCGTGCTGAAGTCGTTCCTCGACGTCCGGCCGGAAGACAAGGTCGTCAACCTGGAGCTGCAGATCGACACGGCGATCTCGCCGGTGATGGAATATTTCGAGATTTTCCTGTCCCGCATGGTGATGTGCCGGCGAGCCGCCTCGTTTTTGGGCTGCCAGTTCGAGCTGACGATCAACAACGCGCGCCTGCTTTGA